One Longimicrobium terrae genomic window, TGCCCGCGCGCTGCTGAATGCGCTGCGCGATGGGCTCCCAGCTGGTGCGCGCCGTCAGGTCCAGGCCGAATAGCGCGGAGGGAAAGCCCACGGTTTCCGCGAACGAAACCGCCGCGGGGCGGGCCGTGAGCGCGCTGCTCTGCGCGATGCCGTCCGCGCCGTACCACCGCACCGAGGCGAGCACCGGGTCCGCGGCCGCCGCGGTGAAGACGTCGGCGATCTCGTCGAATCCGGCCAGGTACACGCCCACCTCGCTCGCGGGACGGGTGGCCAGCGCGGCTCGCACCTGCGTGCCCAGCGCGGCGATCGTCGCGGTGAAGCTGGTCGTCGTGGCGCCGTATTCCACGCCGCTGGAGACGGTGCCGCCGCGGGCCGCAAAGGCGCGTCGCGTAGCCACGTGCAGCCCCTGGTTGCCCGCGTCCGCGCGCCACACGGGGATCAGCGTGCGGATGCCGTCGCCGTACGCCAGCGCGGCCGAGGCGACGCCCTCCAGGCTGTCCGCGGCGGTAAAGCGAAAAATGTGGTCACCGGCGATGGCCAGCGATCCGGCCGTGCTGGACTGGCTGACGATGAGCACCGGGTTGGCGTCCACGTACGGCTTGATGGCCGCCAGTTCCGCGCTGCTCTGCGGCCCGATGATGATCTGCACGCCGTCGCCGCGCATCGACTGCACGGCGGCCAGCGCGGCCGCCGGGTCCAGCTTGGTGTCGCGCACGTCCGCCACGAACGTCACGCCTGAACCGGCGGCCTGCGCGTTGGCGTCCTCGATCGCCAGTTCCAGCGCGGCCTTGCTGGTGACGCCCAGCGACGACCAGTTGCCCGTCAGCGAAAAGATTCCGCCGATGGTGACCTCGCGCCGATTACTGGTGCCGGTGCTGTCGTCGCACGCGCCGGCCGCCATCAGCGTGACGGCCATCGCGGCGAGCGCGCCGGCCCTGCGCAGAAGCGGGCGGCTGGTATCCATGATCTTCACTCAGGTCCTTTGGAGTAGGGAGCCGCGACGATGGGAGGCAACGTCAACCAGCAGCAACAAACGTTTGGTTTCAACCGGCGATGCTAGGAGTGCATTGTTCCACGACGAGGTTCAATTTCGGAGCAATTTGTCCGTTAGGATGGAGAACCCCTTCTGCCGCTGCTTCTCTGAGACGGCTTCGGCTCTAGTCACATCATCTCGAACTCGCTCCGCCGGTTGGTCTATGAGAAACCACATCAGACTGGGCAACATATCTCGCCGAGCTTTGCCACTTATCTCTTTCAAACCAACGATCTGAGCGAACTGGCGAATATCTTCGGCTTGGGGAAGGATTGTTCCTTCTTTGAGGCGAGAGTAGAACTCGTTGAG contains:
- a CDS encoding ABC transporter substrate-binding protein; amino-acid sequence: MDTSRPLLRRAGALAAMAVTLMAAGACDDSTGTSNRREVTIGGIFSLTGNWSSLGVTSKAALELAIEDANAQAAGSGVTFVADVRDTKLDPAAALAAVQSMRGDGVQIIIGPQSSAELAAIKPYVDANPVLIVSQSSTAGSLAIAGDHIFRFTAADSLEGVASAALAYGDGIRTLIPVWRADAGNQGLHVATRRAFAARGGTVSSGVEYGATTTSFTATIAALGTQVRAALATRPASEVGVYLAGFDEIADVFTAAAADPVLASVRWYGADGIAQSSALTARPAAVSFAETVGFPSALFGLDLTARTSWEPIAQRIQQRAGNAPDAFALAVYDAVRVAALAYITSRDGVDVDSLAARYAQAASSYHGATGWAALNAAGDRRYADFDFWAIRPSGTSHAWTRVAGYETRSGTLTR